The sequence below is a genomic window from Shinella zoogloeoides.
TCGGGCGCCGATATCCTGCGTCTCTGGGTCATGACGACGGATTACTGGGAAGACCAGCGCCTCGGCAAGACGATCATCCAGACCAACATCGACGCCTACCGCAAGCTGCGCAACACGGTGCGCTGGATGCTGGGCACGCTGGCGCACGACACGGGCGAGGAGATCGCCTATGCCGACATGCCGGAGCTGGAAAAGCTGATGCTGCACCGGCTGTCGGAGCTCGATGCGCTGGTGCGCGAGGGCTACGACGCCTTCGACTTCAAGAAGATCGCCCGCGCGCTGATCGACTTCTCCAATGTCGAGCTGTCGGCCTTCTACTTCGACATCCGCAAGGATGCGCTTTATTGCGACGCGCCGTCCTCGCTGAAGCGCCGCGCCGCGCTTGCCGTCATCCGCAAGCTGTTCGAATGCCTCGTCACCTGGCTTGCGCCCATGCTGCCCTTCACGATGGAAGAGGCCTGGCTGTCGCGCAAGCCCGATGCGGTCTCGGTCCATCTGGAACAGTTCCCGACGGTGCCGGCCGAATGGCGCAACGATGCGCTCGAAGCCAAGTGGGAGAAGATCCGCGACGTGCGCTCGGTCGTCACCGGCGCGCTGGAGATCGAGCGCCGCGAAAAGCGCATCGGCGCCTCGCTCGAAGCCGCCCCGGTCGTGCACATCGCCGATCCGGAGCTGCTGGCAGCGCTCGAAGGCCAGGACTTTGCGGAGATCTGCATCACCTCGGCCATCACGCTTCTTTCCGGCGAAGGCCCGGCCGACGCCTTCCGTCTCGCGGAGGTCGCCAAGGTCTCGGTCGAGCCGAAGCTTGCCGAGGGCCAGAAATGCGCGCGCTCCTGGCGCATCACGACGGATGTCGGCGCCGATCCGGAATATCCCGACGTTTCGGCGCGTGACGCCGCGGCGCTGCGCGAAATCGGCTTTCGCCGCGCCGCCTGACGGGCGCGCCTGTTGACGGCCGGTTCTTTCCGGCCGTCGATGAGCCCGGATGAATTGCGCTTGCGTGCTTCATCCGGTATTGCTGCCTGAAAATGGCCGGATTGTTCCGCCATGGCACGGCGGACTTTTGCCGTGAGGTGGGTTTTCGGCGTACCGGCTCTGCTGGAAGGGTGTTCATGGGAATGACGCGAAATATTCGGGTGCGTACCGGCCTTCTCGGCCTTTTCGGCGCAAGCCTCCTTTTGACCGGCTGCATGGGCCCGACCTACGGCACGAGCAAGACCGCTGGCGAGCAGCTGATCGACGATCTCGGCGACGCCATCATGGTCCAGTCGTCGAGCGCCGAGGAAGCCAAGAAGATCCGCTACCAGCCGCGCGGCAGCCTCGTGGTGCCGAAGGACAAGCAGGCGCTTGCCAACCCGCAGCAGTCCGTGGCCGGCAAGGACAATGCCGAATGGCTCGAAAGCCCCGAGGAGATGCGCGAACGCCTGCGCACCGAGGCGGACGAAAACGCCGACAATCCGAACTACCGTTCGCCGCTCGCCTCGCAGGGCACGACGAACCGCAAGCTTTCGGCGGCCGAACAGACGGCGGCCTATCGTGAAGCCCGCCGCCTGCAGATGGGCGCCTATGCCGACAAGCGGCGCTACCTGAGCGACCCGCCGATCGAATACCGCCGCATGCCGGAAGAGGCGCAGGCCGACCTCGGCGAGCCGGAAAAGCAGAAGGAGCGCCGGCGCAAGAAGGAAGCGCGGGCCGCCAAGCAGGGCAGCTCGTGGTGGCCGTTCTGAGGCCGTTCCGTATTGCGGGCAACTGAAGAGGCGCATCCATGACGGCCTATCGCATCCGTCCGGCGACCGCGGCCGATGCGGCAGTCATCCTGCGCTTCATCCGCGAGCTTGCGGAATATGAAAAAGCCCTCGAAGAGGTAAAGGCTACGGAAGAGACCGTCGCCGCCTCCATCTTCGGCAAAGGCTCCGTCACCCGCGCGGCGATCTGCGAGACGGAAGCGGGCGAACCGGCCGGCTTTGCCGTGTGGTTCAAGTCCTACTCCACCTGGCAGGCGAAGAACGGCCTCTATCTCGAAGACCTCTATGTGACGCCTGCCCATCGCGGCGGCGGTGTCGGCAAGCTGCTGATGCGCCATCTCGCGCGCGTCGCAGTGGAGGAGGGCTGCGGCCGCTTCGAATGGAGCGTGCTCGACTGGAACGAACCGGCGATCCGCGTCTATGACTCGATCGGCGCGGAGCCGCAGAACGAGTGGATCCGCTACCGGCTGAGCGGCGACAGGCTGAAGAAGTTCGCCGAAGGCTGATCAGCGCCGCTCGGCAAAGAAATCCTTGAGAATCTCCGCCGCTTCCGTGCCGCCGATGCCGGAATAGACGTCGGGCGCATGGTGGCAGGTGGCTTGCGCGAAGAAGCGCACGCCATTGTCCACCGCGCCGCCCTTTGGGTCCTCCGCGCCGTAATAGAGCCGGCGGATGCGGGCGAAGGAGATGGCGGCGGCGCAGAGCGTGCAGGGTTCGAGCGTCACGTAGAGGTCGGCGCCCGTCAGGCGCTCCTGCCCGAGCTTGCGGGCAGCCTCGCGGATGACGGCGACTTCGGCATGGGCGGTCACGTCGTTCTCGGCGCGGGTGCGGTTTCCGGACTGCGCGATGACCACGCCGTCCTGCACCAGCACCGCCCCGACGGGCACTTCGCCGCGGCTCCCTGCGGCCCGGGCCTCGCAAAGCGCGATGTCCATGAAGCGATTTGTCATGACCGGCACGAATTCCTCTTAACCCCGGACGCCTGACCTGATAGGACACGGCAAAACGCAGGCAGCACAAATGACATTCAAAGACAAGCCAAAACGGCCGGGCACCAAGCCCGCGGGCCGCGATACCAAGCCGCGTGGCGCCGCATCGGCCGCCGCGGACAAGAAACCTTTCGCCAAGGGCAAGCCGTCAGGCAAGAAGCCGGGCGCAAAACCCTTCGCCGACAAGGCCGCGCCGCGCGATGCGAAACCGGCCCGCGCCGGCAAGCCCGCCGCGAGCGTATCGGCCGGCGCCGACCTTGCGCCCGAGCGCATTTCCAAACTGCTCGCCCGCGCGGGCGTCGCCTCGCGCCGCGATATCGAGCGCATGATCATGGAAGGCCGCGTCAGCGTGAACGGCACGGTGCTGGACACGCCCGTCGTCAACGCCACCTTCGCCGACCGCATCGAGGTCGACGGCCAGCCGATCCGCGGCATCGAGCGCACCCGCCTCTGGCTCTACCATAAGCCGGCCGGCCTCGTGACGACGAATGCCGACCCCGAGGGCCGCCCGACCGTCTTCGAAAACCTTCCCGAAGACCTGCCGCGTGTCATGTCCATCGGCCGCCTCGACATCAATACCGAGGGCCTGCTGCTTCTGACCAACGACGGCGGCCTTGCCCGCATGCTGGAGCTGCCGACCACCGGCTGGCTGCGCCGCTACCGCGTGCGCGCCCACGGCAAGATCGAGCAGGCCGATCTCGACAAGCTGAAGGAAGGCATCGCCGTCGACGGCGTGCTCTACGGCGCCATCGACGCGACGCTCGACAAGGCACAGGGCTCCAATGTCTGGCTGACGCTCGGCCTGCGCGAGGGCAAGAACCGCGAGGTCAAGAACGTGCTCGGCGCGCTCGGCCTCGACGTCAACCGCCTGATCCGCATTTCCTACGGTCCGTTCCAGCTCGGCGAGCTGCCGGAAGGCCACGCCCAGGAAATCCGCGGCCGCACGCTGCGCGATCAGCTCGGCCCGCGCCTCATCGAGGAATCCAAAGCGAATTTCGACGCGCCGCTCTTCGACCATGCATCCGACGATGCGCAGGAGAAGCCGGAGAAGAAGAGCCGCGCCGAGGCCGCGCCCGCCTGGGGCGAACGGCCGGCCGAGCGGCACGAGAAGCCGGCGGACCGCCGCGAGAAGGCCCGCGCCCGGCTTGACACCAGGCGCGACGACCGTTTCGGCGACAAGCCGCGCGGCGGCGGCCGCGACAAGGACCGCGACGGCGACCGTTTCGAGGCCAAGCCGAAGCGTGAGCCGGCGACCCGCGCCCGCAAGTCGAATGTCTGGATGGCGCCCGGCGCCCGTCCGGTTGCAGAGAAGAAGGCCGAGACCGCCGAGGGCGTGAAGCGCGAGCCGCGCGAGCGTCCGGAAGGCGCGCCGAAGACCAAGCGCTACGGCCGCACGGCCGATGGCGGGCTGACGCGCTCGGGCAAGAAGTTCGATCCCGATCGCAAGGGGCCGGCCCGCGGCCGCCCCGGCGACGACCGGGTGGAGAAGCCGCGCATCCTGAAGACGCGCGACGAGGACGGCGAGTGGATCCGCGCCGCCGAGCCGGAAACGCGCGACCGCGATGACGGTGGCCGTGGCGGCTTCGGCCGCAAGCGCTCCGGCGCCGGCGACGACCGCGCCCCCCGCGATTTCGGTGACCGCCCGCCGCGCGGCGACCGCTCATTCTCGGACCGCAAGCCCCGCGCCGAGGGCGAACGCTCCTTCGGCGACCGTCCGGCCCGCGGCGACCGTTCCTTCGGCGACCGCAAGCCGCGCGCGGAAGGCGAGCGTTCCTTCTCGGACCGCCCGCCGCGTCGTGACGGCGGCAAGCCCTTCGGCGGAAAGCCGGGCGGCGGCAAGTCCTTTGGCGGCAAGCCGGGTGGACGTCCCGCCGGTGGCAAGC
It includes:
- a CDS encoding GNAT family N-acetyltransferase; translation: MTAYRIRPATAADAAVILRFIRELAEYEKALEEVKATEETVAASIFGKGSVTRAAICETEAGEPAGFAVWFKSYSTWQAKNGLYLEDLYVTPAHRGGGVGKLLMRHLARVAVEEGCGRFEWSVLDWNEPAIRVYDSIGAEPQNEWIRYRLSGDRLKKFAEG
- a CDS encoding nucleoside deaminase gives rise to the protein MTNRFMDIALCEARAAGSRGEVPVGAVLVQDGVVIAQSGNRTRAENDVTAHAEVAVIREAARKLGQERLTGADLYVTLEPCTLCAAAISFARIRRLYYGAEDPKGGAVDNGVRFFAQATCHHAPDVYSGIGGTEAAEILKDFFAERR
- a CDS encoding pseudouridine synthase; protein product: MTFKDKPKRPGTKPAGRDTKPRGAASAAADKKPFAKGKPSGKKPGAKPFADKAAPRDAKPARAGKPAASVSAGADLAPERISKLLARAGVASRRDIERMIMEGRVSVNGTVLDTPVVNATFADRIEVDGQPIRGIERTRLWLYHKPAGLVTTNADPEGRPTVFENLPEDLPRVMSIGRLDINTEGLLLLTNDGGLARMLELPTTGWLRRYRVRAHGKIEQADLDKLKEGIAVDGVLYGAIDATLDKAQGSNVWLTLGLREGKNREVKNVLGALGLDVNRLIRISYGPFQLGELPEGHAQEIRGRTLRDQLGPRLIEESKANFDAPLFDHASDDAQEKPEKKSRAEAAPAWGERPAERHEKPADRREKARARLDTRRDDRFGDKPRGGGRDKDRDGDRFEAKPKREPATRARKSNVWMAPGARPVAEKKAETAEGVKREPRERPEGAPKTKRYGRTADGGLTRSGKKFDPDRKGPARGRPGDDRVEKPRILKTRDEDGEWIRAAEPETRDRDDGGRGGFGRKRSGAGDDRAPRDFGDRPPRGDRSFSDRKPRAEGERSFGDRPARGDRSFGDRKPRAEGERSFSDRPPRRDGGKPFGGKPGGGKSFGGKPGGRPAGGKPGGGRPAGGSRPRGKGK